In one window of Candidatus Binatia bacterium DNA:
- a CDS encoding VCBS repeat-containing protein — translation MTRENFKRFGWLAVVGVAATLLQRPLLAQSGSPVFESARLFGLVGTTSDATGLGVLLDVGSVGGGSPDGVPDLVTALQSQQIAVLFGRSDGTFATPPSSTDFTGIPTVIAAGDLDGDTTAELVVGDSSNQLSVFRAAGGTFVRVGQSVDLEFFPRGIAVGDFDRDGHLDVVVVGETLEQAGIGRILFGNGDATLVRAAETIDLGPGVSAVATADFNSDELLDLAVTSELTNEVIQYRGDGQGGFSPGQRLSSGGEGPTAVSSADLNRDGRPDIVVLNGASDVVAVAVTQANGQWSSPRAYRTGAPASSPRGLALGDVNGDGRVDVVVANNFSFDVGVLFGDGTGGLAPVRLFVADAEPVGVVVGDLNRDNRADIVALTRGGGATPTAAVLLSSSGNRLAGAENIPLETVPNGVAAGDLDGDGLLDLVVALAGALPGQAGVGVAASSGGPGFVPWPSVVFSGDATAVAVSDTDGDTRPEIIVLSPARGTLQVYRPRSSSLEFAGELNLGAVGTARALAVGDFNRDGRGDVVVSAQGTGGGTVSVFVGSRQALLQAGATVAVGDSPLSVASGDFNRDGAADIVTANNGSINISVALGNGDGTFRPATSVGLGQAPRAIAVADFDRDGFDDVAVAFPVAGTVQVLFGDGTGRFPTSTAPLSFGTGGEVPSSVWARDVNGDGLPDIVASGEVASVVRVFTRSPTSARSFQSAGSFPTNRRPVSMVVGDFDGDGRYDAAAAASSPAPTTTMLRNVAGAGFRRGEANQDGRVSAADLVALTRKVGGFELIRVEDVAIRGGGEPLGRGADADGDGVITPLDLPAEVAWVFR, via the coding sequence ATGACAAGGGAGAATTTCAAGCGGTTCGGTTGGTTGGCTGTTGTGGGAGTCGCAGCTACGCTGCTGCAAAGGCCGTTACTCGCCCAGAGCGGGTCTCCGGTGTTCGAGTCGGCAAGGCTGTTTGGGTTGGTCGGCACGACCAGCGATGCCACCGGATTGGGGGTGTTGCTGGATGTGGGCTCAGTCGGCGGCGGTTCTCCGGACGGAGTCCCCGACTTAGTTACCGCCCTGCAGTCCCAGCAGATTGCGGTGCTGTTTGGCCGCAGCGATGGGACGTTTGCAACTCCGCCGTCGAGCACAGACTTTACCGGCATCCCCACCGTAATTGCTGCTGGTGATCTTGATGGCGACACAACCGCAGAGCTTGTGGTGGGCGACAGCTCCAACCAGTTGTCGGTCTTCCGCGCGGCGGGTGGGACCTTCGTGCGCGTTGGGCAGTCGGTGGACCTGGAATTCTTTCCGCGTGGCATTGCCGTTGGAGATTTCGATCGAGACGGACACTTGGACGTAGTCGTTGTAGGGGAGACGCTAGAACAAGCGGGAATCGGCCGGATTCTTTTCGGCAACGGCGACGCGACCCTCGTGCGTGCCGCGGAGACAATCGACCTTGGGCCGGGCGTGTCAGCAGTCGCCACGGCTGACTTCAACAGTGACGAACTCCTCGACTTGGCCGTCACCAGCGAGCTGACGAATGAAGTGATACAGTACCGGGGCGACGGACAAGGTGGTTTTTCCCCCGGGCAGCGGCTGAGCAGTGGCGGCGAGGGTCCCACGGCGGTGTCCTCCGCCGACCTGAACCGCGACGGTAGACCGGACATCGTGGTGCTGAACGGTGCGAGTGACGTGGTTGCGGTCGCGGTCACGCAAGCAAATGGGCAATGGAGCTCGCCCCGCGCATACCGCACTGGTGCTCCAGCCAGCTCCCCACGCGGCTTAGCGCTCGGTGACGTAAACGGCGACGGCCGAGTGGACGTTGTTGTGGCGAACAACTTCTCCTTCGATGTCGGGGTGTTGTTCGGGGACGGCACCGGTGGGTTGGCTCCCGTGCGGTTGTTTGTGGCAGATGCCGAGCCAGTTGGTGTGGTTGTCGGCGACTTGAACCGGGATAACCGGGCTGACATTGTTGCGCTGACTCGCGGCGGGGGCGCGACCCCGACCGCTGCAGTGCTTCTCAGTTCTTCTGGAAACCGACTCGCTGGTGCAGAGAACATTCCGTTGGAAACGGTCCCGAATGGCGTTGCGGCAGGGGACCTGGATGGCGACGGTTTGCTCGATCTGGTTGTGGCTCTTGCGGGAGCGCTGCCGGGACAGGCTGGTGTCGGAGTGGCTGCAAGCTCAGGTGGGCCCGGGTTTGTTCCGTGGCCTTCGGTGGTGTTCAGCGGAGACGCGACCGCCGTGGCGGTGAGCGACACCGACGGTGACACGCGCCCAGAGATTATCGTACTCAGCCCCGCTCGGGGCACGTTGCAAGTATATCGGCCACGCTCAAGCAGCTTGGAATTCGCGGGGGAACTTAACCTGGGCGCAGTGGGAACCGCGCGGGCTTTGGCGGTCGGCGATTTCAATCGTGACGGGCGTGGCGACGTGGTTGTCAGTGCGCAAGGAACTGGCGGCGGAACTGTCTCGGTGTTCGTGGGCAGCCGACAGGCGTTACTTCAGGCAGGTGCCACTGTCGCTGTGGGCGACTCGCCACTTAGTGTGGCGTCCGGCGACTTTAATCGCGACGGCGCGGCTGACATCGTGACGGCCAACAACGGCTCCATCAATATTAGTGTGGCCCTCGGAAATGGCGATGGGACGTTCCGTCCAGCCACTTCGGTGGGCCTGGGGCAAGCCCCTCGCGCGATTGCTGTTGCAGACTTTGACCGCGACGGTTTCGACGACGTTGCGGTTGCTTTTCCAGTGGCCGGCACGGTTCAAGTGCTATTCGGAGACGGGACGGGGCGCTTCCCCACGAGCACCGCTCCGCTGAGCTTTGGTACCGGAGGCGAGGTGCCTTCGTCGGTTTGGGCGCGCGACGTGAACGGAGACGGTTTGCCAGATATTGTGGCCTCTGGGGAGGTCGCTAGCGTAGTGCGGGTGTTTACACGCAGCCCAACCTCGGCGCGATCCTTCCAAAGTGCTGGGTCGTTTCCGACAAATCGGCGTCCGGTGAGCATGGTCGTGGGTGACTTCGACGGCGATGGTCGTTACGACGCGGCTGCTGCCGCGAGTTCGCCGGCGCCAACGACGACGATGTTGCGCAACGTGGCAGGAGCTGGATTTCGTCGTGGCGAGGCAAACCAAGATGGGCGCGTAAGTGCTGCGGACCTGGTGGCGCTAACGCGTAAGGTGGGAGGGTTTGAACTTATACGGGTCGAGGATGTGGCCATCCGAGGGGGCGGCGAGCCGTTAGGCCGCGGTGCGGACGCCGACGGCGACGGAGTCATAACCCCTCTAGACTTGCCAGCCGAGGTTGCCTGGGTATTCCGGTGA
- the lepA gene encoding translation elongation factor 4, with protein sequence MDPRRIRNFSIVAHIDHGKSTLADRLLEYTGAISERERTDQVLDSMDLERERGITIKASAVRLRYVADDGAEYTLNLIDTPGHVDFSYEVSRSLAACEGALLVVDAVQGVEAQTLANAYLALDNNLEIIPVINKIDLPGADPDRVRSEIEDIIGLDASEAILTSAKLGTGTKEVLEAVVQRIPPPKGELEAPLRALIFDSWFDPYHGVVMMVRIFDGSIRRGQKIQLMATGRTYEVQRVGVLTPRAQQVESLGVGEVGIVMAGIKEVHETQIGDTVTDAARPATSPLPGFKAVKPMVFSGLYPSDSAQYELLRDAVEKLRLNDSSFSFEPENSLALGFGFRCGFLGLLHMDIVRERLEREFGLDLITTAPTVAYRVTTTKGEVLTVDSPSKLPPEQEIASIEEPVILASIHVPETYLGAVLALCEEKRGRQRELKFLGRGRFLVVYELPLNEIVLDFYDRLKSVSKGYASLDYEFLEMRPADLVKLDIRINGEPVDALSLIVHRDRAYQRGRELTEKMRELIPRQMFEVAIQAAIGSRVIARETVKPLRKNVTAKCYGGDITRKRKLLEKQKEGKKRMKQLGRVEIPQEAFLAVLKVETG encoded by the coding sequence ATGGATCCGCGTCGCATTCGCAATTTCTCGATTGTTGCGCACATAGATCACGGCAAGTCCACGCTCGCGGACCGTTTGCTCGAATACACTGGTGCCATTAGTGAGCGCGAGCGCACCGACCAGGTTCTCGACAGCATGGACCTGGAACGGGAACGGGGGATCACGATTAAGGCTAGCGCTGTGCGACTCCGGTACGTGGCGGACGACGGGGCGGAGTACACGCTGAACCTGATCGATACTCCGGGCCATGTGGATTTTAGTTACGAGGTATCGCGCAGCCTGGCGGCTTGCGAAGGAGCCTTGCTGGTTGTCGACGCGGTGCAAGGAGTGGAAGCCCAAACGCTAGCGAACGCCTACCTCGCTTTGGACAACAACCTCGAGATCATCCCGGTGATTAACAAAATCGACCTGCCCGGAGCTGATCCGGACCGAGTACGCTCCGAAATCGAGGATATTATCGGGTTGGACGCCTCCGAGGCGATTCTGACGAGCGCGAAGCTGGGGACCGGGACCAAAGAAGTTTTGGAGGCTGTAGTGCAGCGGATCCCGCCACCAAAAGGGGAGTTGGAGGCTCCCCTGCGCGCGCTGATCTTTGATAGCTGGTTCGACCCGTATCACGGCGTTGTGATGATGGTCCGAATATTCGATGGGTCGATTCGCAGGGGGCAGAAGATTCAACTGATGGCCACCGGTCGAACGTACGAAGTGCAGCGCGTAGGGGTGCTCACTCCACGGGCTCAACAGGTGGAAAGCTTGGGCGTGGGGGAGGTGGGTATTGTCATGGCGGGCATCAAAGAAGTGCACGAGACACAAATCGGCGATACCGTGACCGACGCGGCACGCCCTGCAACGAGCCCTTTGCCAGGCTTCAAGGCAGTGAAGCCTATGGTATTTAGCGGGCTCTACCCTTCGGATTCCGCTCAGTACGAGCTCCTACGCGATGCGGTAGAGAAGTTGCGGTTAAACGATTCATCGTTCTCGTTCGAACCGGAAAATTCTTTGGCCCTCGGTTTTGGTTTTCGGTGCGGCTTTCTGGGCCTCCTGCACATGGATATCGTTCGGGAGCGTTTGGAGCGTGAGTTTGGCTTAGATCTCATTACCACCGCCCCAACCGTTGCCTATCGGGTGACGACGACAAAGGGCGAGGTGCTCACGGTGGATAGTCCGTCCAAGCTGCCGCCGGAGCAGGAAATTGCCTCTATCGAGGAGCCGGTGATTTTAGCTTCGATTCACGTCCCCGAGACCTACCTCGGGGCCGTGCTCGCGCTCTGTGAGGAGAAACGCGGCCGACAGCGTGAACTGAAATTCCTGGGGCGCGGGCGCTTCCTCGTGGTTTACGAGCTGCCGCTCAATGAGATCGTTCTTGACTTTTACGACCGCTTGAAGTCGGTGAGTAAGGGCTATGCATCCTTGGACTATGAATTTCTGGAGATGCGTCCAGCAGACTTGGTCAAGCTCGATATTCGCATCAACGGCGAGCCTGTCGACGCGCTGTCGCTGATTGTCCATCGCGACCGAGCCTACCAGCGCGGCCGCGAACTGACGGAAAAGATGCGAGAGCTCATTCCGCGGCAGATGTTCGAAGTGGCAATCCAAGCAGCAATTGGCAGCCGCGTGATTGCTAGGGAAACGGTCAAGCCGCTGCGGAAAAACGTTACCGCGAAATGCTACGGGGGCGACATTACGCGCAAGCGGAAGCTGCTCGAGAAACAAAAGGAAGGAAAAAAGCGTATGAAACAGCTCGGGCGAGTCGAAATCCCGCAGGAGGCATTTTTAGCTGTGCTCAAGGTGGAAACCGGGTGA
- a CDS encoding GatB/YqeY domain-containing protein yields MVTEEQLQTDMQAAMKSGDKVKLLVLRDVMTAIKNLKVEKMTSSLAEADIVQVLRKEANKRAEALEFARQANRADLVEKNLREKEILESYLPAQLSAAELEAAIRSIAEEVGGYQIGPIMAKLRERFAGRFDGKVASELVKQLAQRA; encoded by the coding sequence ATGGTGACGGAAGAGCAACTCCAGACTGACATGCAAGCCGCGATGAAGTCGGGGGATAAGGTGAAGCTTTTGGTCCTTCGCGATGTCATGACTGCGATCAAGAACCTGAAGGTGGAAAAGATGACCTCCTCCCTCGCTGAAGCCGATATCGTACAGGTGCTGCGTAAAGAGGCGAACAAACGTGCCGAGGCCTTGGAGTTTGCGCGCCAAGCCAATCGAGCCGACCTCGTGGAGAAAAACTTGCGGGAGAAAGAAATTCTCGAGTCGTATCTGCCTGCGCAGCTTTCTGCAGCCGAGCTGGAAGCGGCGATCCGCTCCATCGCGGAGGAAGTCGGTGGCTATCAGATTGGGCCCATCATGGCCAAGCTGCGGGAGCGCTTTGCGGGCCGCTTCGATGGGAAGGTCGCGAGCGAATTGGTCAAGCAGTTGGCGCAAAGGGCTTAG